From Oncorhynchus masou masou isolate Uvic2021 chromosome 7, UVic_Omas_1.1, whole genome shotgun sequence, one genomic window encodes:
- the LOC135543344 gene encoding calcipressin-1-like isoform X2 yields the protein MHLKTTKCNAFCLVASVTNQEVFDRPESRASFESLFRSFDPDVNFQFFKSFRRVRINFSDALAAAEARLRLHKSDFNGKEMRLYFAQSILIGSPRLEPPKPDKQFLISPPASPPVGWQQAPDAVPVINYDLLCAISKLGPGEKYELHTGTPTTPSVVVHVCENEQDSSGGEDDTEGSTSSSNRPPRPKIIQTRRPDITPGVMQ from the exons ATGCACCTCAAGACCACCAAGTGTAACGCCTTCTGCCTTGTTGCCTCGGTGACCAACCAGGAAGTGTTTGACAGGCCTGAGTCCCGG gCCAGTTTTGAGTCTCTGTTCCGCTCCTTCGACCCGGACGTGAACTTCCAGTTCTTTAAGAGTTTCCGGCGTGTGAGAATCAACTTCAGCGATGCACTGGCTGCCGCTGAGGCGCGGCTCCGACTGCACAAGAGCGACTTCAACGGCAAAGAGATGCGCCTCTACTTCGCACAG TCCATCCTCATAGGCAGTCCCCGCCTGGAGCCCCCTAAACCTGACAAACAGTTCCTGATCTCCCCCCCAGCCTCGCCACCGGTGGGGTGGCAGCAGGCCCCGGACGCCGTGCCCGTCATCAACTACGACCTTCTCTGTGCTATCTCCAAACTAGGGccag GTGAGAAGTACGAGCTGCACACCGgcacccccaccacccccagcGTAGTGGTCCACGTGTGTGAGAACGAGCAGGACAGCTCGGGGGGCGAAGACGACACAGAAGgaagcaccagcagcagcaaccGCCCCCCTCGCCCCAAAATCATCCAGACACGGCGTCCGGATATCACCCCCGGTGTCATGCAGTGA
- the LOC135543345 gene encoding small integral membrane protein 11-like, which produces MDHMINWKALDNVPLLFYILALKTLVLCLGFAGVKIYQAKKEEAKLKIQRAEQRRIAEQVQELLDNELLDNKKDD; this is translated from the exons ATGGACCACATGATCAACTGGAAG gcatTGGACAATGTCCCTTTGCTCTTCTACATCTTGGCATTGAAGACCCTGGTCTTGTGCCTGGGCTTCGCTGGAGTGAAGATCTATCAGGCTAAGAAGGAAGAGGCCAAGCTGAAGATACAGAGGGCAGAGCAGAGGAGGATAGCGGAGCAGGTGCAGGAGCTCCTGGATAACGAGCTCCTGGACAACAAGAAGGATGACTGA